CGGAAACACTTGGAGTGCGGCATATTATAAGGTCCTTTAAAGATGAACACGGTACAACAATGGACGAACTGGCTGCAATGGACAGGGAAAAAGGAACATGCAGCTATTGCGGAGTCCTCAGGAAAAGCATCCTTAACAGAATAGCGCTTGAAATAGGAGCAACTAAACTAGTAACAGGACACAACCTGGATGATGAAGCCCAGACCATTCTCCTCAACCATTTCAGAGGAGATATGGAACGCATGGTCAGGCTTGCTCCTCCTGCAACAGTAGAAGGCCTTGTAATGCGGGCAAAACCCCTGAGGAATATCCCTGAAAAGGAAGTCGCACTCTATGCCCTGGTAAACTCCCTGCCAGTAGATTTCAGCGAATGTCCGTATGCAGGAGAAGCCCTTAGAGGAGAAATAAGAGAACTGTTAAACAGCTTTGAAACAAAGCACCCTGGCACCAAATACTCTCTTCTCCGAGGATTTGATAAACTTGTTGGAGCCCTTGCAAAAGAGCTTCCTCCTGCAAAAATTGAAAAATGCAGGATCTGCGGGGACACCTGTACCGAGGATATCTGCCAGGCGTGTAAACTGCTTGGCAGAACCTGAAAAAACAGAACTAAGAAGTTATGTAAAAAAGAAAATCAAGCAAAAAAGAGAAAGAAGTGCAGGTTTCAATATATTTCAGAATCTTTAAAACTTTTCAGGATCGGAAAGCAGATCATATGGGTTATAGAGTTCTCTTTCTTCCCCTACCATGTAAAGCCGGGTCCACAGGACAGCAGTAAGCGGCTGCAGTATGAATATGGGCACGAAATATGTAATGCCTGAAATCAGAATGCTTTGAGAACCCAGAAACTCACCTACAAAGCCGTTAAAGAAAGCGAGCCCAACAGAAATTATCCAGATAAAGAAAACATCGAGTTTATTGGTCCTGAAAAATCTGTATCCAGATTTAAGAGCATCAAGGGGTTCAAGTTCGTCTATTATGAGGGCGTAGGGAGCAAGGGAAAGTGCGATATTTATTGCCAATAAATATATTGCCCAGAGAAGGATTCCTATAGTCAGCACTCCTATGCCCTGTACAGGAACCTCGGGGTTTTTTATAAGGCTGTTCAGATCTCCGATTGTAACGGCTCCGGGCACTAAAAATGCAATGCCTGCAAGTAATATTAGGGCGACCATCAGGCTTGTGAGAAAAAGCCTGAAACCGTTTTTCGAGCCTGATCTTAACATGTCCGAGAAAACAGTATCTCCGGTTTCGGAAGCTTTTTTTGCCATCCCGATTGCTCCTGCGGTAAAAAAGGCCTGCAAGAACATACCAAGCAGGAAGAAAACGAGAATCAAAGCCAGTGAGCCTGGAATGTTATTCGTAAATCCTTCCCAGAATACGGAGTAAAGTTCCTCCTCCGAAAGACTAGTAGGGTCAATTACGCTTCCCGAACCCGAAGCGAATAGCAGGGCACCCAATATTCCAATGAAAAAGACAGAAAGAATCAAATTAACAAAAAAATTCAGGACAAATGGAATACAAATATTTAGATTTCTAACCCAGGTCTTGAACCCTCTATTTAATATTGTTCCAAAATCTTCATACATATGACACGACCTTCCGATTCTAAAGACAGCGGCTCTGCACTCCCTCCACAGTCATGTCCTGACTGACTGCAAAAACAGGGTTCGTTTGCAGGCTTACATCTACTATTTTTCGGATACATATGCAGAAGATAAATATATAATCTCTCCTTTCTGTAAATGTAAAAGCAGTAATGATCAATAATAACAGCAACAGGCGATCACATGAAAAAGCTGGAAAATTACAACTCCTGTACAGTCCCGGATAACTCCACAGAACCCGAAAATCCCGCAAATTCCAGAAAATTCTCGGTTCCGGACAAATCTGAAATAGATAACACACAGAAAGAAGTACTTGTACTCGGGCACTGCCTCCTTAACCCCCTTGCAAGGGTAAAAGGAGCAAAGCCAGCTACCCCGGTTGACACAAAAGGCGCAAACGTTATCCAGCTCCCCTGCCCGGAATCAATGTACCTGGGAGTGAGGCGCAGGGAAATCACCAAAGACCAGCTCGACCACCCAGCCTACAGACGCTTCTGCAGAGAAATCTTCACCCCGCTTGCAGATATGCTTGAAGATCTTGCAGCAAACGGCGTAAGCATCAGGATTGTAGGCGTCCCGAAAAGCCCCTCCTGCGGAGTCAGAATAACAAGCGTAGGAGGCGAGCCCGGAAAATCAAAGGAGTTCCACCACAGACATGTCCAGGAACCAGGGGTGTTTATGGAAGAGATAATAAAAGAGCTTAAAAGGCGTGGAGTTAAGTTTGAGATAGAGGATGCTAGAAGGTAAAAGGGAAAACCTTCTGAAAGCTACAATTAATAGATAGTCGTGATGATCGCAGTTTACCAATGTAATTTTCTGCAGTTTTTGTAAGCGATCTAAACTAATCTCTCATTGATCAATTCAATATTCATTTTTGATGGATCTACATTCATAAGGATCTATATTCGTAATACTGTAGTTTGACTTGTCATTTTCGGCTCTTCGTCATACAATGGTGAGGAAGTATCAAATTATTAACCGATGACAAATGAAGTGTAATTATATATTTGTTTAAAAGACACACAAAATTGTTAAGGATACTGATTCATTATATATTCAGGATAAGCCTCATGCTATTGAAAGAAGGCTTTTTGTCCTGAATGTCTTCCGGATCCACCGAAGGTCTGGCATCTGCGCAGATTCAGGGAATTGAAGCGAGATATCAAGTTTGAAATAGAGGATACAGGAAAGCAAAAAGAGGTTTAATGAAATATCAGCATGAAAAATAAAGGTCCATTTTGCTCCAATCTGCCAGATTAACCTTAGTACATAGTCTCTAAAAAACCCGGACTCTCACAGGTCGCCTTTGACGACCGGCCTTCTCATAAATACGTGGAGAAAAGTGAAGAACTGATAGTTTCAGCCTTATTCTCCAGATAATAGATCCTCAATAATAATAAATTACAAATTTTTATTATAATTTTGTTTTTTCCACCGCTGACCCAATCATACTCTCAAGATCTTCAACCGTATTAATATTCACAAAAGTCCTCAGCTCAGGATCAAGTTCCCGAATCTCCGAAACCTCAACAAAAACAACATCCTTCATTTGAAAAACCGGCGCAAGTACGGAATGTTTTCCTTTCTCGAAGGCTTTTTCGATTTCAGGAAGCATCTTTATGGAATAGACTGCATGCAGAGGCTCAAACATTTTATCATTCCATCTTGGGATAGCAGCATCGTGCCCGCTTGCTTTCACAAACAGCAGGTCAACAACCTCGGAGTTTACAAAAGGCATATCTCCGGCGCACACAAAAGAGCACTCAGATCTTGATTCAAGCAGCCCTGCCCTAATGCCTTCAAGAGGGCCTGCATCTTCCAGAGTGTCAAAACAGAAACGAATTTCCCGGTCCGGAAATTTTTCACGCACAGGAACGAGTTTTTCTTTCTGCGAATTGTCACGGACCGAAAGGATAACCTCGTCCACAACCCGGAACAGATTTTCAATCAGGCGTTCGAGGATGGTTTTTCCTTCAAATTCGAGAAGGGCTTTTTCGACCATGCCCATCCTGCGACCTCTTCCGCCTGCCAAGATAATAGCACTTCTAGAACCCTTTTTCTGTTCTTTAAATTCCGTTTTTTTATCCATTTAATCGCATCCGGAACACCGAGATTTTTTAGCCTGAGTCTGCTTTGTTTGTCCTTTACATCCTGTTTTTTTTGTATCAGATTTGTTTCCTTTTTCTTTTCCTTATTTATTTCTTCTTTCCTTTTTCAAGCGTGCTCCCTATCGTGGACCCAGAACTCCTCTTTTTCCGTGAACTCCTTTTTCCATATAGGGGCTTCGGCTTTTACCCTTTCAATAGCTTCGCTGAGGGCGGGGAAGAGTTCGGTTCTGTGGGCGGATGCGATGACAATGTAAACAATGTCCTCTCCGGCTTCGATTACACCTGCTTTGTGGTGGATGAGGACTTCAAGGATCCCTT
The genomic region above belongs to Methanosarcina horonobensis HB-1 = JCM 15518 and contains:
- a CDS encoding DUF523 domain-containing protein, with amino-acid sequence MKKLENYNSCTVPDNSTEPENPANSRKFSVPDKSEIDNTQKEVLVLGHCLLNPLARVKGAKPATPVDTKGANVIQLPCPESMYLGVRRREITKDQLDHPAYRRFCREIFTPLADMLEDLAANGVSIRIVGVPKSPSCGVRITSVGGEPGKSKEFHHRHVQEPGVFMEEIIKELKRRGVKFEIEDARR
- a CDS encoding molybdenum cofactor guanylyltransferase, coding for MDKKTEFKEQKKGSRSAIILAGGRGRRMGMVEKALLEFEGKTILERLIENLFRVVDEVILSVRDNSQKEKLVPVREKFPDREIRFCFDTLEDAGPLEGIRAGLLESRSECSFVCAGDMPFVNSEVVDLLFVKASGHDAAIPRWNDKMFEPLHAVYSIKMLPEIEKAFEKGKHSVLAPVFQMKDVVFVEVSEIRELDPELRTFVNINTVEDLESMIGSAVEKTKL
- a CDS encoding TIGR00269 family protein; amino-acid sequence: MTIKCKKCNHEAIIFQKYSGMHLCKRHFIEDVERKIRLTVRRDYSIKKNDIIAVALSGGKDSSVALYVMHKILGNRPDIQIVAISVDEGIYGYRPQSLELAKKLTETLGVRHIIRSFKDEHGTTMDELAAMDREKGTCSYCGVLRKSILNRIALEIGATKLVTGHNLDDEAQTILLNHFRGDMERMVRLAPPATVEGLVMRAKPLRNIPEKEVALYALVNSLPVDFSECPYAGEALRGEIRELLNSFETKHPGTKYSLLRGFDKLVGALAKELPPAKIEKCRICGDTCTEDICQACKLLGRT
- a CDS encoding DUF7847 domain-containing protein; the encoded protein is MYEDFGTILNRGFKTWVRNLNICIPFVLNFFVNLILSVFFIGILGALLFASGSGSVIDPTSLSEEELYSVFWEGFTNNIPGSLALILVFFLLGMFLQAFFTAGAIGMAKKASETGDTVFSDMLRSGSKNGFRLFLTSLMVALILLAGIAFLVPGAVTIGDLNSLIKNPEVPVQGIGVLTIGILLWAIYLLAINIALSLAPYALIIDELEPLDALKSGYRFFRTNKLDVFFIWIISVGLAFFNGFVGEFLGSQSILISGITYFVPIFILQPLTAVLWTRLYMVGEERELYNPYDLLSDPEKF